From the genome of Impatiens glandulifera chromosome 9, dImpGla2.1, whole genome shotgun sequence, one region includes:
- the LOC124914959 gene encoding uncharacterized protein LOC124914959 produces MAKHPAGWFLPLKKKQWLLPLLLALSLSTLIAISIKSAFSSSACDRQNFDVSSKAVRALSPPTNTAVPSNPLSFMKSKLVLLVSHELSLSGGPLLLMELAFLLRGVGAEVCWITNQKPSEADDVVYSLENKMLDRGVRVLSPKGQEAIDTTLKAHLVVLNTAVAGKWLGAVVKENIPLVLPKVLWWIHEMRGHYFKMEYVKHLPLVAGAMIDSHVTAEYWKNRTQERLKIKMPETYVVHLGNSKELMEVAEDNVAKRVLREHVRESLGVRSDDILFGLINSVSRGKGQDLFLHAFYESLQLIKQQKLQLPPLHAVVVGSDMAAQTKFETELRTFVTLKKIQNHVHFINKSLTVAPYLAAIDVLVQNSQARGECFGRITIEAMAFQLPVLGTSAGGTTEIVVNGSTGLLHPVGKEGVSPLAKNIVKLATHVERRLTMGKKGYERVKEMFLERHMAHRIAAVLNEVLQNAAKHHPRS; encoded by the exons ATGGCGAAACACCCTGCCGGATGGTTCCTTCCTCTCAAGAAGAAGCAATGGCTTTTGCCCCTTCTTCTTGCTCTTTCTCTCTCGACCTTGATAGCCATCTCCATCAAATCCGCCTTCAGCTCCTCGGCGTGCGACCGTCAGAACTTCGATGTTTCGTCCAAAGCAGTTCGAGCCCTCTCGCCGCCGACCAATACTGCAGTTCCTTCGAATCCGCTCAGTTTCATGAAGTCTAAGCTTGTTCTTCTTGTTTCACACGAGCTCTCTCTTTCGG GAGGACCATTATTATTGATGGAGTTAGCTTTTCTATTAAGAGGTGTTGGTGCTGAAGTTTGCTGGATTACTAATCAGAAGCCCTCTGAAGCAGATGATGTTGTATACAGTTTAGAGAACAAGATGTTGGATCGGGGAGTGCGG GTTCTATCACCGAAGGGACAAGAAGCAATAGATACTACTCTAAAGGCACACTTAGTAGTTTTAAACACTGCTGTTGCTGGGAAATGGTTAGGTGCTgttgtaaaagaaaatatacCTCTCGTTCTTCCAAAGGTATTGTGGTGGATTCATGAAATGCGCGGCCATTACTTCAAGATGGAATATGTGAAGCACCTCCCTCTCGTTGCTGGGGCTATGATCGATTCACACGTCACAGCTGAATACTGGAAGAATAGGACTCAAGAACGTCTCAA GATTAAAATGCCGGAGACTTATGTAGTTCACCTGGGCAATAGCAAGGAACTAATGGAAGTTGCTGAAGATAATGTTGCAAAGAGGGTATTGCGGGAGCATGTAAGGGAATCCCTTGGTGTGCGAAGTGATGATATACTTTTTGGTCTAATAAACA GTGTTTCTCGTGGAAAGGGGCAGGACTTGTTTCTTCATGCATTTTACGAAAGCTTGCAGTTGATCAAACAACAGAAATTACAGTTACCACCTCTGCATGCTGTAGTTGTAGGAAGCGACATGGCTGCTCAGACTAAGTTTGAAACTGAGCTTAGAACCTTTGTTACATTGAAGAAAATCCAGAATCACGTTCACTTCATAAATAAATCTCTCACAGTTGCTCCTTATCTAGCTGCCATAGATGTCCTTGTTCAAAACTCCCAG GCGCGTGGAGAATGCTTTGGTAGGATCACAATTGAAGCAATGGCATTTCAGCTGCCTGTGCTG GGAACATCAGCAGGAGGCACAACAGAGATTGTAGTTAACGGGTCAACAGGTCTGTTGCACCCTGTCGGAAAAGAGGGAGTAAGCCCACTTGCCAAAAATATAGTAAAGCTTGCCACTCATGTAGAGAGGAGGCTTACAATGGGGAAAAAAGGTTACGAGAGAGTAAAAGAGATGTTTCTCGAACGCCACATGGCACACAGAATTGCGGCTGTCTTAAATGAAGTGCTGCAAAATGCTGCTAAACATCATCCCAGATCTTAA
- the LOC124914543 gene encoding pentatricopeptide repeat-containing protein At5g44230-like, translated as MMMAALSTKPSVLIRQLLSQKQATKPDQTFIPFSQLQQIKLLENRLVNLLHDCDDLNRIKQVHGYIVRKGLDDSCFVLTKLVRALTEVGTPIDSYARLVFQQVKQPNPFLWTALIRGYSIQGMFRKSILTYIDMRRNDMGPVSFTFTAIFKVCSSVPDPELGKQFHVQTITMGGFSSDLFVGNSMIDMYVKCDLLDYARQVFDNMPQRDVISWTSLIVAYAKKADMESAVGMFERLPIKDMISWTSIITGFAQNSLPKEALHFFQKMQDAGIETDEVTLVGVISACAQLGTYKYAKRARDVTEKSGFGPPYSVVIGSALIDMFSKCGCIDDAWKVFDKMKVRNVYSYSSMIHGFAMHGCADSAMRLFDEMIEKGTQPNGVTFIGLLSACSHAGLVDKGRNLFAEMKERFDIEPWSDHYVCMVDLLGRAGFLDEAVNLIETMPIEPTGGVWGALLGACRIHKNPNVAEIAAANLFELEPSSIGNYVLLSSIYASARMWDEVSRVRVLMRNKGLKKNPGFSRFEGENGDVYEFVAGDTTHPKYIEIKRAVDDLLNRLFAHGYEVNLSCVSYDLNDVEKKKILSGHSEKLALAYGLVSTRKGSTIRIVKNLRICEDCHSVMCFTSRTEGREIVVRDNLRFHRFSGGICSCGGFW; from the coding sequence ATGATGATGGCTGCTTTGTCTACTAAGCCTTCGGTTCTGATTCGCCAACTGCTGTCTCAGAAACAAGCTACAAAGCCTGATCAAACATTCATTCCTTTCTCTCAACTTCAACAGATAAAGCTCTTAGAAAACCGTCTCGTCAATCTTCTTCACGACTGCGACGACCTCAATCGGATCAAACAAGTCCATGGCTATATTGTTCGTAAGGGCCTCGACGACTCTTGTTTCGTCCTCACAAAGCTCGTTCGTGCGCTCACTGAAGTCGGCACTCCAATCGATTCATACGCTCGTCTCGTCTTCCAACAGGTGAAACAACCCAACCCGTTTCTTTGGACTGCTTTAATTAGGGGTTATTCTATTCAAGGCATGTTTAGAAAGTCGATTCTCACGTACATTGACATGAGAAGAAATGACATGGGTCCTGTTTCTTTCACTTTTACAGCCATATTTAAGGTTTGTTCATCTGTTCCCGATCCTGAATTGGGTAAGCAGTTTCATGTCCAAACGATTACTATGGGTGGTTTCAGCTCGGATTTGTTTGTGGGAAACTCCATGATTGATATGTATGTAAAATGTGACCTTTTGGATTATGCACGTCAAGTGTTTGATAATATGCCTCAAAGAGATGTCATCTCCTGGACGTCTTTAATTGTGGCTTATGCTAAAAAGGCAGATATGGAATCTGCAGTTGGAATGTTTGAAAGATTACCCATCAAGGATATGATATCATGGACCTCAATAATTACTGGCTTTGCACAAAATTCATTGCCTAAAGAAGCCTTACATTTCTTTCAGAAGATGCAAGATGCGGGTATTGAAACCGACGAGGTTACCTTAGTCGGCGTGATCTCCGCGTGTGCACAGCTTGGCACATATAAGTACGCCAAACGGGCTCGAGATGTCACGGAGAAATCTGGGTTTGGACCGCCCTATAGTGTGGTTATAGGGTCTGCTCTAATAGACATGTTCTCAAAATGTGGATGTATAGATGACGCATGGAAGGTGTTTGATAAAATGAAAGTTAGAAACGTATATTCCTACAGCTCGATGATTCACGGATTTGCAATGCACGGTTGTGCTGATTCTGCTATGAGATTGTTCGACGAGATGATTGAGAAAGGGACGCAGCCAAACGGGGTTACTTTCATAGGACTTCTATCTGCATGCAGTCATGCTGGTTTAGTTGACAAAGGAAGAAACCTGTTTGCGGAGATGAAAGAACGCTTTGATATTGAACCGTGGTCAGATCATTACGTCTGCATGGTTGATCTCCTTGGTCGAGCTGGATTTCTAGACGAAGCTGTGAATTTGATCGAGACAATGCCTATTGAACCGACTGGCGGAGTTTGGGGAGCGCTTCTTGGAGCTTGTCGCATTCATAAGAATCCAAACGTGGCTGAAATTGCTGCTGCGAATTTGTTTGAGCTCGAACCGAGTTCCATAGGAAACTACGTGTTGCTTTCGAGTATTTACGCGTCTGCCAGAATGTGGGACGAGGTTTCGAGGGTGAGAGTGTTGATGAGGAATAAAGGTTTGAAAAAGAATCCTGGATTCAGCCGGTTTGAAGGAGAGAATGGGGATGTTTACGAGTTTGTGGCTGGTGATACGACGCATCCTAAGTACATTGAGATTAAACGGGCGGTGGATGATTTGTTGAATCGATTGTTTGCTCATGGTTACGAGGTAAACCTGAGTTGCGTTTCTTATGATTTGAACGATgtggaaaagaagaagatattgTCGGGTCATAGCGAGAAGTTGGCTTTAGCGTATGGGCTTGTGAGTACGAGGAAGGGTAGCACGATAAGGATTGTGAAGAATTTGAGAATATGTGAAGATTGTCACTCGGTAATGTGTTTTACTTCTCGGACTGAAGGCCGAGAGATTGTTGTTAGAGATAACTTGAGGTTTCATCGATTTAGTGGCGGCATTTGTTCTTGCGGCGGGTTTTGGTGA